DNA from Penaeus monodon isolate SGIC_2016 unplaced genomic scaffold, NSTDA_Pmon_1 PmonScaffold_7223, whole genome shotgun sequence:
ggcgTCTGCTCGTGTCCCCTCCGTGTGCTTTTTGCCCTTTGTGCAATTTCTCCTCATACCGGAaaacatggcagtgatcaggtccttTGGCTGGGTTTCACCTcaccgtgcctgcctcagtcaagATCTCCCCCTCATGCTGCCGCCAACTTTGGACGacagataaatcggcgcgtccATGATCAAAATCACAAATCCCACCCCGACCCATTTGTTATgccgcccgcctcgtctctctgctaccaacaaaaggggcaggcaggcagacggcggctatccacagggtcgtgaacactgaaagccCCAAGGGGGCACCAGCACCACAGGCCCCAGAAccccaggagggaaaacgccaaggggaggccagggcacaaaataaacacaaaatgacagtctttcctttttttaaaaccaagttttttccccgtacactttttataggcacaatacaggggaaaccgcAGATCAactttaacagggcaacacaaagtttaagGTCACAAAGGACacacgggtcttcacaggagcagcacccccccCTGCGTCTCcggtttttcctccctcctctgtccACCCAGTTGGTCATTTTTGCCcaggcccttcatgttaacacattccaggaccttttcattttaaaaattttttttggcacagagaaaaagacccactggcggaaaaaaaaaaaaaaagagagaagagagaaaaaggggggagagaagaggagagagagagaagaagggaaagggaaaagaagagaaagagagagagaaaaagggggggacagagagagaggagagagaaaagaagaagagaaagggggggaaaaaaaaataggaggaagaggaagagaagagaggagaaagaagaggggaaggaagagaaaaaggaaatagaggagagaagaggggaaaaggaaaaagagagagagagagagagggaaggaaaggaaagggggggagggaaaagagatagaaaatagagagagagaggagaaaaagaaaagggtaagggggggggaaagagagaggaaagaagaagataagagagagaaaaaaagaaaaggacagaaaaggaagggaaaaatagaaagctggacaaaagagaagagataaaagaagaagagataggaagagggagggaaaagagaagaaaaaaaaaatgaaagagaggacagagaagaagaggaaaaaaaaaaaaaaaaagggacaaaaaggggacaaaaaattaagggggggaaaatagagaaaaaaaaataaaaaagttaaaaaaaaaaaaaaaaaatataaaaaaaaaaatgaaaaaaagtaaacaagaaagaaaaatataaaaaaaaaaaaaaaataataatataaaagtgggggggtgtgtgtgggggggggggggtggggggggggaataaaaaaaagaaagaagaaagatgaaaaaaaaaaattagtactagagatatatataatttaaaagaatataaatataatatatataaccacacaacaccaccacacacacacacacccacaaaaaaataaatattatatattaatatatattaataatataaaatattattattaagtgtgtagggtacaaaattaaaaaataaaaaaaaaaaaaaaaaaaataaaaaaaataacaaaaaaattatacataaatattagaataaaaatttatatattatataaatttaaaacatatatataatcataattactaaaatacaatatattacatataatataaaatataatatatatataaattatatatttatacatatatacatatacatatatatgcattatatatatatataccagcccaccttcgaggaggaaggagggctggagGACCAGGCTGATCTTTGCcgggtgaacactctccgtcgcaaaccTGGccccataccagccctccttccccctcgaaggtgggcacctagtTTTCCCTTGTGTCTCCTGTGAAAAGCAGtacttggcgaaacaggcgcGGTCTtcccaagcgtctgtctcaaaaagtacgctgtatccaggggacacaacaataaccccctcttttgccatcagtgggcaCTGGTCATCGATTTGACTGGTCAGCAGCCGggttgtctttccttccgccccaGTCCACTCCCGCGATGGGTGGAACCCCCTTATAAAGTGCTGCCTAATTTTAAttaaacagcggcttttctcctgtgaTGTCCTTGCTTCCATTCCCGCCCTTCCCATGCCGGGCCCCCCGGCTATAGTCCCCTCGACCTCCGACGTGATGTGACCCCCCGCCCGGGCAGGGGGTCACCGCCCCGGCTCCgcggccccccccctttaaccccctcccccccccccagcccgggGAAAAGGACCAGGGgacgaaaaataaatataataagaaaaaaaagagagagagaaaaagagagagagagagagagagagaggagaggggggagaagaacaggaaagagagaggagaaaaagggaggaaaacaaaagaagagagagaagagagaagagaaaggaagagagaagagaagagaaaggggggaagagaacaaaaaaagagagaacagggagagacagagagagagatgaggagagaagagagaaattaaaagaaccaagggggggagatagaagagaagaacacaaaaaaaaagaaagaaagaagagagaagaaagagagaagaagacaacaAGGGgggtgtaaaacaaaaaaaaaaaaaacaaaaaaaaggggggaaaaaagagaaagagaaagagagaagagataagggggaacaaaacaaaaagggaagggggggaaaataaagaaagaaaaaaaaaaaaaaaaaacacacacaaaaacaaaaaacacaagaacaaaaaaaaaaaaaaaaaatggggaaaagaaaaaaaacgaaaaaaaaaaaaaaagataaaaatttgaaaaaaaataaaaaaaaaataaaatataaaaaaaaagaaaaatagataaattaaaataaaaataataaaaaaaataatatacaaaaatataaatatatatatataaaaatataaaaaaatataataatatataatatataatatatatataataatcaaaaaatatattttttaaaaaatttttataatattaatatattttatagtataatataaacaaaaatatatataatataaatatatatatatatataatatatggaaaaaatttttaaatatattttaaaatattatattttaggatatattattatatatattgaaaattttaaaatatggaaaaaataaaaaaaaaataaaattttatattatataataaaattaatatatatatttatataaaatttttttatatatatattataaaattgaaataaatatatatttttataatataattttatattttaattatatataaaattttaagggtttattaaaaattatttgtataaaatatatatatatataaaatattgaatattaaaaatttatattttgtatataaatattataataatataataatattattatattttaaaaatatattttataatatatatatatattaaaatatataatatatatattattatataataatataataatataatgaaatgaaaaaaaggaaaattttaaaattttaaaaaatatatatatatataatagtaaattttataatatatatatattattattaaaatataatttgatattatattaatatattatatatatatataaaatattattatatataatattatatatatagataatatatataatataatatatatataatgaaataattttcaaaaaaaaaaatatatataagatatatatattatttattataatataccaaataaatttcaatatatatataaaaataatatattataatataatatataatatatataaaaatatattaaaaaaaataatatatatataaatatatattaatatataatattttatttataaatataatataaatatatatatatatatatatattatataaaatatatatataaaatatataatatattatatatatttttaaattatatatatatataatattataatataatatatatataaaataaaatatatatataaaatttaaaataatatatatatattatataatttattaatattatatataaaatttgtataatatatatattttatatattaaatttatatatatataatatatttaaatatattatattatttgaaaaaaaatataaaaaaaaaaaaaaataaaaaaaaaattaatatttaaatatttttatttaaaaaaatataaaaaaaaaataaaatttttaaaaaaataaattttgtaattataataaaaaaatataaattattaaaaaattatataaaaaattatttttaataaatttttaaaatttaaaattttttaaaatattaaaaaggaaaaaaaaatttgggttttatttaaaaatttaattaaaatttttaaaaacatattttttatggggaaaaaaagatataaaaaaaaaaaaaaaataaataaaaaaaaaaatataattttataaggtataaaaagggggaaatattaaaaaaatataaaaaaattttaaattaaattgggcatttataagaaaatttatataataagaaaaattaataatttttatattatataaaaattattttttataatattatttaaaagaaaattaaatatttataaaaaattttttaaaaattataattaaaatttatttttttgttttgtttttgtgggggtatataatattaatttttattttattaatatatatatataatatatattatatataataatatatatatatatatatatattttatatataaaaaaaaaaaaaaaaaatattttaattataatataaattaatatagttataaatatatatatatatatatatttatatatatgtatatatatatatatatatattatatatataattatatatatattttaaaaatttaaaattattattttatttaaaaaaaaatataaaaaaaaaaaaaaagggggggttttggggttttggggggggtaatattaataatatactttaaaaaaaaaaaattaaaaaaatataaggaaaaaattttaaataaaaattttaaatttataaaattaaaaaaacaaaaaaaaaaccaaaaaaaccattattataattatataaaaaattatttttttaaaaaaataaattaaattaaaattttaaacccccttaaatttgattaaaaaggaaaaaattttaattcaaaaaaaatttttataattaaaatttaaattttcaaaaatttaagttttctaaaaaatttaaaataaatatataaatatataaatttttatgtaaaatttaaaaatataaaatatatattatattaaaaaatatattatataaaaaaaatatatattaaaatatttattaatttttataatatatattatattatatatattattatatatattattacataaacattatatatatataatatataatattatatatatatatattaaatataatatataattttttttttttttttttttgttaaataaaaaaatttttttttaaataaaatttttaaaaaaaaaattgtacaaaaaaaacaaaaaattctttaaataattaatttttttatataaaaaaaaaaaaaaaacaccccccccttatttttaaaaaattataaaataattttaataaaaaaatttaaattattttgtcttcattttttatttttattttttttatttaattaatttaaaaaaatttttttttttgtcaaaaagtttaaaaattttaagggattttaattttaaaatagaaaaaacatgccaatcaaagggggggaaaaaaaaattttttgaaaccaaaaattttttttttataaaaattttttttttaaaagggaaatgccccaaaagggcccaaaaaaaaaaaaaaatttttaaaacaaaaaaaaaaacccctttttttattttttaaaaatttttttttttttttaaattttttttcaacccaaaaaatttaaattttttggggggcaaaaaaatttaaaaatgaaaaaattttaaaaataaaattttaaaaaaaaaaaaaattttaaagataaaaaatttattttggggccttaaaaaaatgacccaaaaaaaaaaaaaattttatagggggcaaaaaaatttccccctttttttaaaaattttttttgtttaagttttaaccccaaacccccccccaaaaaaattttaaggggaattgaaaatttttaaaaaaaaaattgggcattaaaaaaaaattttaaaaaaaagggggaaatttaaaatcccCAAATTATTTACCCGGGGGGGCTTTCCGTCaaaaacaggggagggggggcccgggTTGAAAAAAGGGcctggggccccgggggaaaaaatcccctttggggggaagggggcggggaaaaagggcccctccCTGGCTCCCAAAAGTGGGTTGGCCCCTTTTTTGACCTGGGGTAAACTTTGTGCGGGAATAAGGACCCatgggcccgggggtttccccgaaggcaaaagggcgggaaaaagggttgtggggtttggggaagggggaaaggggggttaaatTTGGCCCGCCTCCCAAAACCTTTTTCACCCCTGggggtttaaaaggtttttgggccCCTTGGACGAGGTTACGGGCCCCTTTAAAAGGGCCTCGGGGCCTTCCtggtggggaggaagaagagggaggaggggggaaaccaaagggtgggggggattttttttgcgtGAACCGCATGCattggggaagggggcccccctgaggggggggggcccgggagggCCAGTCGGGTTTTGGGCCCCCAGGACTGATCCCCATGGGGGTCAGAGGGTTtggggaggaaatgggaaaaggggccccgggggcgggggccgggggggggaaaagacggGAAACCCTCCTACCAAAGGGGGGCGAGAAACGTTCGCCGGACTGTGAGGTATGGAAACCCTTTCTTCCGGGGGAAGGGTTGACGGGGAACCGGCACCTGAAAGGGAAGGGGGCCTGTGGGGAGGGGGGCGCCTCGAAACGATTTGGTgacggggaagtggggggggggccaaaaaggtGTAAGTTGGAAGCGAAAAGGGAACAAGGGGTTTTGGGCAAAAGTGCGGTGGGGCAAAAATTGGGAAGGGGGTTGTTTGGTGTGGGGCCCCGGGGGTCCGGTTTTGGAGGGGTGTGCGGGCTGGgccggaaaaaaccccccgggaaggTGGCGGCAAACGGGAAGGGACGGGAAaggcccccttcttcccccaggGGTGAGGGGCCcgctccccctttacccccggcTTAAATTTTGGGGGCCCTGCCAAagtaaaccccggggggggggcccaggaAAACCCCATAAAACTGGAAAATCAGGGGTTacgggggaaaattttgtttttaccaggggaaatttattaattttggggtttttaatttaaacccaACCCGCGGGGGGCTGGCCCCTTTGGGAATACCCGCCGGGTTTCGGGGCGGGGTTGGTGGTTTGGGCCGGGGGCCATTTCCAGGCTTTGGGGCAGGGGGGGACCCCGGGAGGAAGGGGATTTGGGCTGGTGAAAGGGTTTTCTTGGCCCCGTCGGGCCCTTTAGGACGGGCAGTGACTAGAAAAGGACAAAATTTTAGGGGTGAGGGGGCCCCGCCCCAGGGCCTTGGGCggggccttttggggggccctttgggggccaCTGATTCCCCGAACCctccggggggcccccaaaagggagaagggtgggaaaaaatttttttttaaaatttttaaaggttttttttgggtttttctaaaagggacaaaaaaatttttttttaagaggattgaaaaggggggttttaaaaaattttttaaaccccgggttgTTTGGAAAATGCGggtaaatttccccccttttttaaaaaaaaacccccaaaaaagggggtttgggggaaattttggggaaaacccccccaagggggggaaaagggggggaaaaaacccaagggagggggggggggttttcccagggttttttacccccaaaaccccccaaaaatttggggggggggggaaaaaaaaaaaaaaaaaaaattaaaaaaccttttttttttttttttttttttttttttttttttttttttttttttttttttttttttttttttttttttttttttttttttttttttttttaacctttttttttgggggggggttttttttttttctgacggtAGGGCGATGCCAGAGTCAGGGGACCATAAATCTTGGGACAGAGATACCCTTGGGGCCACTGCCATCTACCGCGCCCACACCTAcagagcgacccagcgagagtgaagaaagccgcgctggatgaaagattttgtgtttctgagaattttttttcaattatggtatttttgtttgaaagaattttgtttgttcctgaggactaattttatgaaaattttctgtattttgtttcatgtttaggtatgtcagagcagacgggtcgtctgcttgatagggggatagtgctacgccagtgggtctttgtctctgtgcaaaacatgtgttaacataaaaaagatGACCTGgaatgtgttaacataaagggggacctgggcaaacatgacgcaactggctgtgagcggaggagcggaggaacaagccaggaacgcagttgggtgctgctcctgtgaagacctcgtgtgtcccttttggacctgataaactttgtgttgccctgttataagctgtatcatgctggtttccccctgtattgtgcctatagaaaagtgtacgggtaaataacttgtgtaaataaaggaaagactgtcattttgtgtttattttgtgccctgcctccccacttggcgttttccctcctggtgttctgggacgctgtggtgctcggtgcctcttggagctgttcaatgttcacgaccctgtggatagcacgccgtctgcctagcctaccttgtgttggtggcagagagacgaggcggtcggcgtaacaatatatatatatatatatatatatatatatatattatatatatacatatatatatgtgtgtacttatatatatgtacatatatatatatgtatatttattgtgtatatatgtatatatatatatatatgtatatatataatatatatatatgtatatatgtagtgtaatgCCTGGGGTAttccttaacaagtgaaatattgaaacaagtgaagtaacccaagaggtcttacccagatgtacaccacatgacgggtagacctaacctttgtttgtatgtggtttcgcaccccaatgacctatcggtcgaagtggacacgagtaatagctttttgacctggctcaggatcagacgtgggaaaacgtggacaacagagtactgttgttagtgtaggcgtgtcttaaccatggGAATAtggttagtgtaggcgtgtcttaaccataggaatatggttagtgtaggcgtgtatataggaatatggtcattggacaagaaataaccaatgaagaaaaaagtgtatggaaaaaagaaccaatgaaaagaagagaaagatatgagagccaggctggcAACAAAATGTGTGATGAAAAGTCGTCAGTcacagagcagaccccacactaggtgcatctgaacctgttacccagTGAGTTACTCGGACAATTATTGTacagatctcccaagttttaacttagaaaattctagaacccaagattaaagggcccaatattaaataagtcaaaaaatatgaagtgaaaacaatctttcagttttcctcttgatataaattaatcccaagtattggagacctgacactcctcaaaggtcagggGTTTGGCAGTTTATATTCAATGGGGAattttaaatattagataaaaaaaagtaaagcccaCGACCGCTCAGAAACACCATAGTGGTGGCAGCGGTGAAATACActccacgaaacatttcacgcattgttaaagtataaaatataattaaatacttaaaatttattcgaacaaattaagattattgttaattatcaataaaaaaatttcgatattaccacttgggagatttgttatctgttatggatatataaaattaatttagtgcctgaaattgatggaaaatattgaatatataaaaaatttttatgcctttttgaacatacaagtcatgaaacatatcttaaAAGTCATGGAACATATCTTgatgttatgtaatatatcttaaattcatgaaagatattttaaagtcatgaacaatattgtgctatattagtttaagtattttacttatgattgcatgatatatatttttataatgttgcatggTAAATGTATGGAGTGCTCTATAACAAGGAACTTTAAGCATAAATTTGTGCGTAACTTAGAGTTGAaagacattttcattatttataaatctTTGCGAAATCAGTGATGTGATCTATTTTATATTGATTGGTGTTAGTCAATATTTTGGTGATTCCCGTTAGGGTTTATACTGCAAAGAggtggtagagcagaaaaaaactaattaattaattaattaattaatcataaaaatatataaaattataaaaaagtccaTAGTATGCAGCTTTGTctccgctagtgtgaaaaaaaaagaaaatgctcagcTCAATTGCTTATATTAAAGTTAGCCTGCCactaacacaaggcaggctaggcagatggcgaGATATCCACAGGGTGGTGAACACagaaaagctccaagaggcaccgagcaccacagcgacccagacaccacgaggggaaacgccacgtggtgaggcaagtctttcctttatttacacaagttatttacccgtatacttttttataggcacaatacagggaggaaaccagcatgtcacactgcacgtacagcttttaacagggcaacacaaagtacatcaggtcacaagggcacacacgaggtcttcacaggagcagcatgtttgtccaggtcatccttttccctgttaacacatgcccaggtcatcctttcatgttaacacatgtttcgcacagagacaaagacccactggcgtagcactatcccacCCTATCAAGCAGAagaccgtaattgaaaatcagttctcagaaacacaaaaatctttcatccagcgcggctttcttcgctctcgctggggttgctctggaggaggtgtgggcggtgatagattggcagtggccccccagaggggtatctccgtCCCAagactggctcatggtcaccattgacgtctgctgcctCGCCCTcccccgtccaaatgctcgtcctcatctcggtcagcgtctgccac
Protein-coding regions in this window:
- the LOC119571630 gene encoding U1 small nuclear ribonucleoprotein C-like codes for the protein MAVAPRVSLSQDLWSPDSGIALPPWGGAPSPLKFCPFLVTARPKGPDGAKKTLSPAQIPFLPGSPPAPKPGNGPRPKPPTPPRNPAGIPKGASPPRFYGVFLGPPPGVYFGRAPKI